The genomic interval TTGAGAGGGTGAGGTCCGCCTGACCGCTCCTCCGGATGCGAACGCTCACGCTGACAGGGTCCAGCGGGCTCACCAGCGGGAGGAAGGCCGTCACCGCCGCGCAGACCCGATAGGCCCCCGTCGGCGGCGTCACGTCATCCGCCCAGAAGATGTTCTCGGGCCCCTTGCCCAGCTGGTCGTCGATGTCGAGCTGGCCGAAGTCCGTCTGCGGACCGGGCCCGGTGTTCGCGAAGGAGATGAGCTTGCCGGTGGGCGTGAGGACCAGGAGGTCCGCGTTGCCATTGCGGCTCCACGTCATCGTCACCTGGAGCTTCTTCTCTCCACGGCACACGCCCGCCGCGCAGCTCTTTCCCGCCGCGCAGGCGTTGCCACACGTGCCGCAGTGGCTGTTGTTCGACTGGACGTCCACGCACGCCCCATCACACGTCATCCTCGGCGGCAGACATCCGGGCAGGCACGCGCCCAGCGAACAGCTCGTCCCCGTCGCGCAGACGTTTCCGCACGTGCCGCAGTGGCTGTCGCAGGACAGGACGTCCACACAGGCCCCGTCACACATCATCCGGGGCGGCAGACACACCACCTGCAAGCACGCGCCCAGCGTACACGTCGTCCCCGCCGCGCAGACGTTTCCACAGGTGCCGCAGTGGTTGTTGTCCGACAGGACGTCCACGCACTCCCCATCACACGTCATCCTCGGCGGCAGACACACCGGAGGCAGACACACGCCCGCGGTGCACGTCGTCCCCGCCGCGCAGACGTTTCCACAGGTGCCGCAGTGGTTGTTGTCCGACAGGACGTCCACGCACGCCCCACCACACGTCATCCTCGGCGGCAGACATGCCGGTGGCAGGCACACGCCCAACGTACAGCTCGTCCCCGCCGCGCAGACGTTTCCGCACGTGCCGCAGTGGCTGTTGTTCGACAGGACGTCCACGCACTCCCCATCGCACGTCATCCTCGGCGGCAGACACGACGGCAGACACAGGTAGCTTCCGGGGAGGTTGACGCAGACCTCGGCGGGAGCACACGTGTCCGTTCCCTCGGCGCACTCGTCGATGTCCGTGCACACGCTCGGCGCGCCGGTGCAGCGGAAGCCCGGCTCCACCTGGCACAGGAGACTGCACCCATCCCCCGGGAGGATGTTGCC from Myxococcus stipitatus carries:
- a CDS encoding MXAN_6577-like cysteine-rich protein; amino-acid sequence: MKRVGLRWGVLLCLVLGACGGERVPEDEGPESASEAPVTSKDGLVNAADAVGPGTSWLTVLNAKDALGVPDGKAATVLGVLGTALVLDMGAGQEGWAPLTVNYQGLLLPAQTHVDFLAADGSVVAYGLLDLVGLGPGPQVGLVPYLQPLKTYRYVRVWSAPFVSFQVDAVTTLPSLPSLCGDGRITGTETCDDGNILPGDGCSLLCQVEPGFRCTGAPSVCTDIDECAEGTDTCAPAEVCVNLPGSYLCLPSCLPPRMTCDGECVDVLSNNSHCGTCGNVCAAGTSCTLGVCLPPACLPPRMTCGGACVDVLSDNNHCGTCGNVCAAGTTCTAGVCLPPVCLPPRMTCDGECVDVLSDNNHCGTCGNVCAAGTTCTLGACLQVVCLPPRMMCDGACVDVLSCDSHCGTCGNVCATGTSCSLGACLPGCLPPRMTCDGACVDVQSNNSHCGTCGNACAAGKSCAAGVCRGEKKLQVTMTWSRNGNADLLVLTPTGKLISFANTGPGPQTDFGQLDIDDQLGKGPENIFWADDVTPPTGAYRVCAAVTAFLPLVSPLDPVSVSVRIRRSGQADLTLSKTFTLPQLLQPCTPESPSFIGTFNAP